ATCCCAGGCCACCTAACGTGGAGTCCCTCCCAGTCTCTGTGAATACAATTAAAGGTCCTGCCGTCCCCCTCTGAGCCTGTGTCCCTCATGAGGAAGCCAGGGGCAGGCACGGGGTTGTCCTCCCACCTCCTGGCGGGGAAGCAGGTCCCTGCACTGGGTGTCTTCATCCTCCTCTAAGAAGAGCCTGGGAAAATGCCCCAGAGGTCTGGCCCCTCCACTCTGCACCCACGCCTGTCTTCTCTCCAGCCCAGGCAGCCAGCCAGGGTCCTGCCATGGCACGCAGCCCCTGCCCAGCTTGGGCACCAACCCAGCAGGACTCTGGGAAGCAGAGGGGGAGCAGACATTCTGGGCTTCCGGCCCACATTTCCATGTGCTTTGGAAGTCCTGCCCCAGCTGTTCCCATAAATGGCTGGGCCCTCCAGACGGAGGCTCCTTGCTGTCCTCAGGTTCCCTGGGGGAGAGCACCTTGCATGTGCCTGACTCACTGGCAGTGCCAAGCTGGCCCTGTGGTCACCTCAGGCTCCTGCCTGCACCAGCTCCTTGTCCATTTGTGTAAGTAGACAGAGCCACCTGAGTACTGCCCGTGGGGCCCCGGGCCAGGTCCCTTTGCTCCAGCTGGAGAAGGGCCCTAAATGCTGGAACATGGCAGGAACTGGCTCCTGGGCAGGGATTGACTGCCAGAGGCACCCCTGCCCGACCCCAGCACATGGCCTCACCCTGAGCCTTCCCTCAGGAGGCCTATATGGGTTTGAGGGAGTATCATTTTGAGGAGCATTTTTATAACTCTTACCTCCATGTTTATTGTAGAATACAGAAAACCATGAAGACAATAAAAGCCCTTTATATCAACACCAAGAAATAAGCACTATTGACATGTTAGTGTACATCTTTCCAGCCTTTTTTTCTGAGACATATTTCAAGTGGATCACATTGCAGTTAGTTGTGTGTCCTTTTACCAGTAACTGTGGCTACATCTGTTTTTCAGACATTGAAATGCCAAACCTAGAACCTGGTCAAATGGAAGTTGGCCTGTTTTCTGGGGCCAGAGGCTTCCACTGCCAGCCTGGCCCCCTCCGTCAGGACCCTTCACCCTGAGCCTCTTCCCAGTGCTGCAGCCAGGCCTGGCCCCCAGTATCTGTCCCCTAATAGTCTTCAGCCCACAGTTTTTGCCCCTGCGATCTCCAGCCACCATGTGTggctgtgtctgtctgtgtgtacgtgtgtgtctgtgtgcatgtgtctgtgtgtgttgcacacAGACTTGGTTGTACAGGCCTGTTCCATGGGGCAGGATGTGGAGATGAGGTATTTTAGATTAGATATGCAAGAGTGTAGAAGTTTATAACTGCTTAGGACAATGGAATCTGTAAACATATCCTCTAAATAGTTCCGAGCTTTCTACCACCAACTTCTCTAATTAATCCCCTCCCCAGCCTGATGTTTCAAAAGCTCTTTGTCTGCCAGACAAAGGTCACATCACCCCCTTTCCTATCTTTGTGAACCACAGAGGAGCATGCTGCTTGTCAGAGCTTGTGGAGAGCATGAGGGCACCAGCATGCAAACCCTAAAGGTCTGAGCTGCAGACGGAGGGCAAGGAAACTTAACATCGCGGTCACCAAGACCAGCCTTATTCCCTAGTCCTTTTGAAATACTAGAATTCTTCAGACTTCTGTTTCTGCCTCCTCAGATGAGGAGGCAGGATGGATGAGGCCAGGCCTACctggaaggaggcagaggaagaggaggtggTGACAGAAGGAAGAGGGGACATTCCAGCATATTCTACAGTGGTCCTGAAGTCTGAGCCCTTCCCTGTGCTGCACCTGCTGATACCTGTCAGCTGATTGCTCCTCAGTAACCAGCTACCCGGGGCAGAGATGCTTATGGTTGCTGGGCAGTTTCTCAGATCTCCCCACcgcctcccagcccccagccttccTCCAACTGCTCACTCCCAACCCCAGCCGATCCTGGCTCTAACACAAGTGAATCCAGTGGCTTTGGTTTAGgcctgaaaaaaatttaaataggttccttgaaaaattagaaatagaactaccatatggcAATTCCaattctggatatttatctgaagaaaatgaaatcactatcttgaaaAGAGTTCAAGGGCATGCACCCCAAATGGAAGGTACCAGCCCCACGACCTAGCCCTGCTGGGCCTTCAACTGACTGAGAAGTCATGGGATCAGGCTGTCCCTGGGGAAACAGGTGTAAGGACAAGGCGGTGGAAGGGTCGTGCACAGCCCTGGGGTTGACCACACATCAACCAAGAGAAAAAAGCCAAAAATGTGAACATAGGAGGCCCAGATGGAAGAACATGGAGAAAGAACTGTGCTTCCAGAGTCAAGATCCAGAGCCACTTCGTCCATCAGCCCAGCCACCTGCTCAGAGATGACCCCCACCTGTGGAGGGAGGGGTCTCACCCATCCCTGGCCAAGGCCCAAGGGTGGCTCCAGCACCAGAGAGAAGTGACCAAGTACAGTGATACAAGCTCTGGCCCAAAAGTCAGGAGCCCTGGTTCTCCTCTCGGCTCTGCCGCTAACTAGTTGTGTGAACCAGGTTGTATGGCTTGACCATTCAGgacctccatttcctcacctgtaaaatggggacagttgGACTAGAAGATGGGTGGGGGCTTTCCAGTTCTGACATTCGTGGCTGACCCTTTAGCCCCTAATGTCACAACCTGGAGCAGGATTGTGATTGGCCCATAGCCTTCCCCCACCTCTGCTGTTCTCTTGGTCATGGACACAAGATGGATGTGCCATGGACCTTCCTTATTTGTGCTCTTCTGTTATGGGCAGCTCTTGCCGAGGCTCAGGACTGAGGATGAGCAGACCTCAGGTGGGGCTGGGACCCAGAGGAGAATGGGATTGGACAAGGGGTCCAGGCAGGGGTGGCCTCTGCCAGGACAGCATGATGTCCATCTCCTCTGCAGACAAGTTCTACGATGAGACCATAGCAAAGATGTTCCTGCAGTTTTATGAGCACACAGCCCAGGTTGTGTGGAACCAGTTCGTGGAGGCCACCTGGGACTATGTCACCAACACCACCAAGAAAAATCAGGAGCACATGGTGTGGTACCACCTCCACCCCAGCGCCTTCTTCCCTGCGCTCCCCGGGAGTCTCAGAGGGATGGGGAACCACAccttctgcctctgcccagagctagAGGAAAGAGGGTAGCCCCAGAGTGTGTGTCAAAGCGCGCTGCAGGCTCTGGGCCTCTTGGCGGCCCTAAGCATCCTCTGAGCAAGAATCTCTTGCTTTTTTCCTCTCATAAAAAGTATCACCTCCTTACTTTTTGGGACATagactccctcccttctccctcttgGCAAATCTTCAATAATGCTGAGCCCATAAAGTGTGCTTGGGGAGGAGTGAGGGCTGTGGCCCAGGAGTTCAGTGTGGGGCCCCTACTCCCTCCCCCAAACTCCCACGGCAAACACGGTGCCTCTCCTAGCTGCACAAGGACGTGGAAAAGTCCCAGCACTCGCTGTACTTTGGCAGCCAGGCCGGCTTGTTTGAGATCGCCAGGTTCCAGGACCCAACCGTGAGGCGCATGCTAAGTAAGCTGCAGAACAGAGAAAAGGCAGCCCTGACCAAGGACGAGCTCCAGGAGGTGATGGACGGAGCCCCCAGGTCTCCGGGCACATGCTCCCAGCCCGGGGGTGGGTGGGCCAGCCAGGTGGGGACCCAGAGTgtctggggcaggagggagatcccaggggcagggccagggcccaGAGCTGCCTCTGGAGGAGGAGTGAATCAGAGGCCGGTGGGGCCCCAGCCAGGCCACCTCTCCCAGCTGGTGGGGCTAGCGCCAGGGTGGGCCCATGGGCATGGGCTTGCCCTGGGTGACACCTGTCCCCCCCCAGTACAACAAGCTTCTGGCCTCCATGAAGACAACATACAGCATGGCCCAGGTGTGCCTGAATGAGGGTCCCTGCCTGCCGGTGGAGCCTGATGagcaccccagccctgccccctgcccaacCACAGACTCTGTAACCCCAGCCCCTCCACGCTGCCTCCCTcgtcctcctccctgcccccactgtGCTCCCTGATTGGGGGGCGGAAGCTGCCTAGGACGGGTGAGGGCAGAAGGCAGGCCAGTAGTGGGGGTCCCACCTGGGCCCCTTTTCTGGccacagacctcacagaactcaTGGCCCCCTCCCGGGACCAGAAGGAGTTACTGTGGGCCTGGCAGGGCTGGCCGGATGCCATGGGTCCCCAGCTTCAAATCACCTTCGAGTGCTACGTGCAGCTCAGCAACAAGGCTGCGAAGCTCAGCGGTGAggcccccgaccccacgcatgaGTCCAGCCTGACCAGCACACTGCTGGGTCTCAGAGCAAGGCCTGGCAGGGGCACAGAGCAATGCCCGTGGTAACCTGGAGGTGGGAACCCTGAGCCTGCAGCTGGGGAGGGCAAAGGTGGTTCATTCACTGTGTTTTTCTACAAATGCAGGTTGAGCACCTGCTCTCTGCCCAGTGCTGGGGAGGTTCTGAGGATGGGCAGGTGAACACACAGAAGGTGCCTGCCCTATGGGGGCCTTACAGTGCTCTGGGACACAGGCAATAGTCATGCAAACACACATCTCCAGTTACCACTGGGACACACGCTGAGAAGGAAAGGGCTTTGAGGGAGAATAAGGAGAGGCCTGCTTCAGATGAGtggccagggaaggcctctctgacaTTTCTCAAGGCCTGAAAGGTGGGAAGGAGCCAGGTAAGCAAGAAGTAAGAGAGCGTCCCAGGCAGCCAGGGGAGGAGCTGGTGTTTGGGAGCATCTGAAATAAGCTAGTGTGGCCAGAGGGCTTGAATGGGTGGGGCTCAGGTGGGTGAGAGAGGAGCAGGGCCTTACCCAGGCCCTATCCAACCTGGCGCACAGAATATGTATTTTGCTAAGTTCTTTTCCACTGATCTCAACCAATACAGACAGTGGCCTTAGGAGGTAttttttgcatttgtctgatgaagACTCTGAGGATCACGGGCGTCGTGTCTCCCCCAGAAGGTGCCTGGTTCTCCCACCTGCCAGGCCAGGGCTGAAGGGTGGGTGGTGAGCTCCTCTGAGCCCCCTCTCCTGTCCTAGGTTACAAAGACATGGGGGCCTTGTGGTGGTCCAAGCATGAGCCTGACACACTGGAAGGCGACCTGGAGCAGCTCTTCCAGGAGCTGCAGCTGCTCTACCCGAACCCGCACGCCTGCGTGCGCCAGGCCCTGCACCGCCACTGCGGGCCTGTGCTCATCAACCCGGAGGCCCCatccctgcccacctcctgggCAAAGCCTGATGACTGCAGGGCCTGGGAGGGCAGAAGAGGCCTCTAAGCACATACACAGTAAGGAGAGAAAAGGTCTCCTACCTCCTTTTGGCCCACCCGCTCTCCTTCCAGGGAACATGTGGGCTCGGTCCTGGGTCAGCACCGTAGACCTGGTCCTGCCATTCCCAAGGAAGCCCCCTGAGGACATGATGAAGATCATGGAAAGCCAGGTCAGTACTCAGCCTCCCTCTGCCCGCACCCACTCTGTGCCCCTGGGCAGGGCCCCATGCACCGCCTCTCTCCCACAGCGCTGGAAGCTGGAGAAAATGTTCAAAGAGGCTGAAGAATTCTTCACCTCCCTGGGGCTGCTTTCCCCTTCTCCAGAGTTCTGGAAAAAATCGATGTTTGGAAAGGCCAACCGATGGGTGGGAGGTGGAGTGCACACCTCCGCATGGGACTTCTATGACAGCAAGGACTTCAAGTGCTCACCCTGTGGCCAGCACTCCCCCACTGCACCCCCTTCCTTGccccctcctctctccacctgtctgCCTGTCGTAGGAGGTGGGCACAGGGTTGGGCAGGGCTGGAGCCAAGAAGAGCAGGGAATGTGATCTGGCAAATGGGAGAGGTGGGAGCGAAAGCAAAGGACTTGGCAAGCCCACTGCCCTTTTCCTGGTGCCCGGGTGCACGTACACACCTGCCTCTGGCTTAGCACCCCCAGGCGTGTCCAAGGTCAGCACCGGCTGCCAAAGGGGCCCACCAGGAGCCAGGCAGCATCGCTCTTGAGAGGCATCCATGTCACACCCCAGCACTGACCCCAGGCTGTTGGATTAGAAAATAAATACCCGTGGCCAGGGCTTCTCCATCTCTGCAAGGCCTCAGACTGACTGGCTCAAGTCTGCTGGCCACAGCATGGTGTGGGGAAACCACGAAGAGGCCTGCTAGCTCTGCCCCGGGCCCCATGTTTACTGAACCTTTACAACAGCCCATGGCCTCTCCCAGAGGAACCTGTGACCAGCCCATGGTCATACAGCAACCCCGGGCGAGCAGGACTGGGCGTTTCTCCCTCTGTCCACTCCCGCTCCCAGCCCTGCTCCGATTTCAGGCCTCACCAGTGGGGCTGGCAGTCTTGAGCTTGTGCACCTCCAAGGGCACTTCTGCCAGCCAACTGAGGCACCTGAGGGGCCTTTTCCTTCCCCATCTGCCATACCCACCACCACCCAGGTGATGGAAACCGGGGGCCGGGGTGGCGACTCCCTCAGCCTTGGACAAGCTCCTGTCACCTGTCAGGAGAAGAACCATCCAACTCTCTGTCAGCCCAGAGGGTGGTTCTCCAGCGAGCCAGTGATGGAATGATGGGCCCTTTGTGTCATCCCACACATGGGTCattttatccctgttttacaatAAGGCTCAGTGACAATCAGTGACTGTCACATGGTCACACAGCTCCAAGGGGCAAAGCCAGGCCTGAACTTGAAAGTTATCAGGATCTGCCAGGGACTAGTTCTGAGTCCTGCCACCAGTTCCATGATTTCTAAACcttagtttgctcatctgtaaaatgggagtaattaGTACTAAGCCAAAGAGATGTTACTCTGTTTTCTTCTCGGTCACTCTCATTAGATGACTCACCCTGGTCAGCTGGCGTGCAGCCGAGCCCCATCGTTAGGATGCAAGCGGGGACCTTGCCTAGCTCGTTCCCTCCTGTGTCCCCAGAAGCAGGATGGCGCTGAGTCAATCTGTGTGAAGCGTTCAGCTTGGCTCCTAGCTCAGAGGAAGTGTTCAATGTTAACCactgttattattttattctaattcCCAGTCCCATATGTTTTTAACCCATTTAATCAATGAAAATGCATTAAGTGTCCTCTGCACACCAGGTCCAGTTTTTATAGCTGTGCAAACGCTTCAAGGTAAAAGACTCTGAAGACCCTCAGGCAGCACTATCAAGCCCCCTCTTCTCCCCACCAGGTTGAAGATCCAGGGCCTCTGCCCCTCTATCCCTCGGACAGAGGACGACTTCGACCCAGGTGCCAAGTTCCACATCTCTGCCAGCGTGCCCTACCTATGATGAAGCTTGGGCCCTGCCAGCAGAACCaaccctgggagctgggggggtgggggcacCGGAACCAGGCCAAGGAATTCCAGGAAGGCCCTAGATCCATTTGTCTCTCTGCACCCTGCCCGCCTCCTCCCATCGAGTTGCACAGCCTTCTGAAGGCCATGCCCTAGAATCCTTGGGGCTTTGATATCAGATCCTGTATGGAGGTGATGGTAATATTCTAAAGCATCTTTGCTGTCCCCGGAAGTagggcaggaagcagggaggctgAGAAGGAGAGCACTTGCAGGATTCCAGGGCCAGCCTAAGGTGGCACCTTCACAAAGGAGCCTCCACCTGGATTGGGACTGACGGCTGGGCCCTCGCGGCCACTGCGCATCAGAGCTGCCAGCCTCCAACTGGCCCTGGGCTTTCCACTCCTGACACCGACTCCCCAGTCTGTCCTCATGTTCCTCTACCCAGGTACTTCCTCAGCCTGGGGCTCCAGTTTCAATTCCACGAAGCGCTGTGCAAGGCTTCAGGCCACGTGGGGCCACTGCACCAGTGTAACATCTTCAACTCTAAGATGGCCGGGAAGCTCCTGGAGTGAGTGCCTCCTCCCTCATTTGTTCTCAGCGTCCCATCCCTTCCTGCTGGAAGCCTGCCCTGGGCCCCCTCTCCTCACTCCACCACCCTATACACCCTGGGCAGAGTTTCAGGGAGCTTATACTCTAGTGGATGCTCTTCTTTATGTCAGCCCGCAGTCTCTCCTACAGTAATGAGGCCCATTTCCTTCTGTGAAGCCCCTTcctgccaacacacacacacagacacacccacccACTCGCTCACATATGTCAATGAATCAAACTGTCCCAGGTAAGCCAGTGTTAGGG
The sequence above is a segment of the Manis pentadactyla isolate mManPen7 chromosome 4, mManPen7.hap1, whole genome shotgun sequence genome. Coding sequences within it:
- the LOC130683273 gene encoding angiotensin-converting enzyme-like protein Ace3; amino-acid sequence: MMSISSADKFYDETIAKMFLQFYEHTAQVVWNQFVEATWDYVTNTTKKNQEHMLHKDVEKSQHSLYFGSQAGLFEIARFQDPTVRRMLSKLQNREKAALTKDELQEYNKLLASMKTTYSMAQVCLNEGPCLPVEPDEHPSPAPCPTTDSVTPAPPRCLPRPPPCPHCAP
- the LOC118919668 gene encoding angiotensin-converting enzyme-like protein Ace3; translated protein: MSLTHWKATWSSSSRSCSCSTRTRTPACARPCTATAGLCSSTRRPHPCPPPGQSLMTAGPGRAEEASKHIHSKERKGLLPPFGPPALLPGNMWARSWVSTVDLVLPFPRKPPEDMMKIMESQRWKLEKMFKEAEEFFTSLGLLSPSPEFWKKSMFGKANRWVGGGVHTSAWDFYDSKDFKLKIQGLCPSIPRTEDDFDPGAKFHISASVPYL